Within Candidatus Francisella endociliophora, the genomic segment AAAAAATACTAGTTGGCTTCAGAGAGCGTAACGGTAGATTCTTAGCAGATATTGATAAATGTATAGTTTTAAATCCATTGGTGGGTGAAAAGATTACTCAGATAGCTGAGTTTATAGAAACCTTATCTATATACAAGCATATAGCTCAACTTGAGATTGCAATTGATGATCATCAACCTGCTATTATTGTTAGACATCTTGAGCCTTTTGTGAATGAAGATCTTGATAAGTTGAGAGCTTTTGGGCAAGAAAATAACTATTGGGTCTATTTACAATCTAAAGGACCAGATACTATCTTTAGATTATATCCAGAAAAAAATGTTGAGCCTACAAAATTAAGTTATCAACCTATTGAAGGTATAGAAATTAATTACGAGCCTAGTGATTTTACTCAGGTAAATAATGATATAAATAAAAAAATGATTAAAAGAGCAATTGAGCTTTTAGATATATCAGAAAATGATTCTATTATAGATTTATTTTGTGGGCTTGGTAATTTCACTTTGCCAATTTCTCAAAAAGCAAAATCTGTAATAGGTGTTGAGGGTGAGCAAACAATGGTTCAAAGAGCTATTGAAACCTCTCAAAAAAACAATATTACAAACACCAAATTCTATGCTGCTAATCTTTTTGAAAGCTTTGAAGATAAAGAGTGGTTCAATAACTTTGAGTATAATAAAATGCTTCTTGATCCGCCAAGAGCAGGTGCACAAGAGGTATGTAG encodes:
- the rlmD gene encoding 23S rRNA (uracil(1939)-C(5))-methyltransferase RlmD encodes the protein MGRSRRRKLKEGIFDAEIISLSHDGRGIAKIDGKTTFIPFTLPGEIVKFEYTFSKAKFDEGKVVEYIKKSPSRVEPPCAHFEMCGGCSLQHMSTGAQIEHKQQTLLNQLKYIGNGVQPQNILEPLLTNNTEGYRNKARLGVRYVTKKEKILVGFRERNGRFLADIDKCIVLNPLVGEKITQIAEFIETLSIYKHIAQLEIAIDDHQPAIIVRHLEPFVNEDLDKLRAFGQENNYWVYLQSKGPDTIFRLYPEKNVEPTKLSYQPIEGIEINYEPSDFTQVNNDINKKMIKRAIELLDISENDSIIDLFCGLGNFTLPISQKAKSVIGVEGEQTMVQRAIETSQKNNITNTKFYAANLFESFEDKEWFNNFEYNKMLLDPPRAGAQEVCSNIEKFNVDRIVYVSCDTATLARDAGILVNEKGYKLISAGVMDMFPHTMHVESIAVFEKV